A stretch of Thermus antranikianii DSM 12462 DNA encodes these proteins:
- a CDS encoding type II toxin-antitoxin system VapC family toxin: protein MISLDTNIILSALDPQDAQHEKAVSLLDELSREVLFISPPVYAELRAGQGWPLIAAFLEGLGIRLRPEMPLPIWELAGERFGLYAQKRRKTSLPRRILADFLVGSHALYHGLSLATFDPGPYRLAFPELEVVP from the coding sequence ATGATCAGCCTGGACACCAACATCATCCTCTCTGCCCTGGACCCCCAGGACGCTCAACATGAGAAGGCCGTTTCCCTGCTGGACGAGCTATCCCGGGAGGTTCTTTTCATCAGCCCCCCGGTTTACGCTGAACTTCGCGCCGGGCAAGGGTGGCCCCTCATAGCGGCTTTCCTTGAAGGCCTGGGGATCCGCCTGCGGCCCGAGATGCCCCTTCCCATCTGGGAACTGGCGGGCGAGCGCTTTGGCCTTTACGCTCAGAAGAGGCGAAAAACCTCTCTGCCCCGGCGCATCCTGGCGGATTTCCTTGTCGGCTCCCACGCTCTTTACCACGGCCTAAGCCTGGCTACTTTTGACCCTGGCCCCTACCGGCTTGCCTTCCCTGAGCTCGAGGTGGTGCCCTGA
- a CDS encoding type II toxin-antitoxin system VapC family toxin produces the protein MRYLLDSTVIIDLFRGHPQVVAWVRGSLAQGATLWVTPITVAEVLAGVPERGLEAQRRFLRELGFAPLDFAVAERAARLFWERKVQGARLPLVDLLQWAAAEVHGLTLVSSNTRHYPGPVLDPREG, from the coding sequence ATGCGTTATCTCCTGGACAGCACGGTGATCATTGATCTCTTTCGGGGCCATCCCCAGGTGGTGGCCTGGGTGCGGGGGAGTCTGGCCCAGGGGGCGACCCTGTGGGTTACGCCCATTACGGTGGCGGAGGTGTTGGCAGGCGTTCCGGAGAGGGGATTGGAGGCCCAGCGCCGGTTTCTCCGGGAGCTGGGTTTCGCACCTTTAGACTTCGCGGTAGCCGAGCGGGCTGCAAGGCTTTTTTGGGAGAGGAAGGTCCAGGGAGCCCGGCTTCCTTTAGTGGACCTGTTGCAATGGGCAGCGGCGGAGGTGCACGGCCTCACCTTGGTCAGCTCTAATACCCGCCATTACCCGGGCCCGGTGCTGGACCCGAGGGAAGGATAG
- a CDS encoding 2-hydroxyacid dehydrogenase has translation MPKGKILVTRSLPGKALDRLREAGYQVEVHEGLFLPREDLLKRIEGAIGLIPTVEDRIDAEVMDRAPELKVIACYSVGVDHVDLEAAKARGIRVTHTPGVLTEATADLTLALLLAVARRVVEGVDYARRGLWQAWHPELLLGMDLQGATLGIVGMGRIGQAVAKRAEAFGMKVVYTSRVPKPLPYPHLSLEELLATSDIVSLHTPLTPETYRLMNRERLFAMRPGSILINTARGGLVDTEALVEALRGHLFGAGLDVTDPEPLPPGHPLYTLPNAVITPHIGSAGRRTRERMAEMAVENLLFALEGKEPPNPVV, from the coding sequence ATGCCCAAGGGAAAAATCCTTGTAACCCGCAGCCTTCCGGGAAAGGCCTTGGACCGTTTACGGGAAGCAGGTTACCAGGTGGAGGTCCACGAGGGGCTTTTTCTCCCCCGGGAAGACCTCCTCAAGAGGATAGAGGGAGCCATAGGCCTCATCCCCACCGTGGAGGACCGCATCGACGCCGAGGTGATGGACCGGGCCCCGGAACTAAAGGTCATCGCCTGCTACAGCGTGGGAGTGGATCACGTGGACCTCGAGGCGGCCAAAGCGCGGGGCATCCGCGTGACCCACACCCCCGGGGTGCTCACCGAGGCTACCGCTGACCTCACCTTGGCCCTTCTCCTGGCGGTGGCCAGGCGGGTGGTGGAGGGAGTGGACTACGCCCGAAGGGGCCTTTGGCAGGCTTGGCATCCCGAACTCCTTCTGGGAATGGACCTCCAGGGCGCCACCCTGGGCATCGTGGGCATGGGCCGCATCGGCCAGGCGGTGGCCAAAAGGGCCGAGGCTTTCGGGATGAAGGTGGTCTATACGAGCCGTGTTCCAAAGCCCCTTCCCTACCCCCACCTTTCCCTGGAGGAACTCCTGGCCACATCCGACATCGTGAGCCTCCACACCCCCTTGACTCCCGAAACCTACCGCCTCATGAACCGGGAAAGGCTTTTCGCCATGAGGCCGGGAAGCATCCTGATCAACACCGCCCGGGGAGGCTTGGTGGACACGGAGGCCCTGGTGGAGGCCCTAAGGGGGCATCTTTTCGGAGCTGGCCTGGACGTCACCGATCCCGAGCCCCTGCCCCCAGGACATCCCCTTTACACCCTACCCAACGCCGTCATTACCCCCCACATCGGCTCGGCAGGAAGGCGAACCCGGGAACGCATGGCGGAGATGGCGGTGGAGAACCTTCTCTTTGCGCTGGAGGGCAAGGAACCACCAAACCCGGTAGTATGA
- a CDS encoding AbrB/MazE/SpoVT family DNA-binding domain-containing protein gives MVTVTISPKYQITLPAEVRQALGLHPGEKLLVEVVGGEIRLRPWRPPVRQLLRELLQAYPEEAEAVGKTTGHNAVGYIRKLRKG, from the coding sequence ATGGTTACGGTCACCATCAGCCCCAAATACCAGATCACCCTGCCCGCCGAGGTTCGGCAGGCTTTGGGTCTCCATCCCGGGGAAAAGCTCCTCGTAGAAGTGGTGGGAGGAGAAATCCGCCTACGCCCCTGGCGCCCACCGGTTCGGCAGCTTTTGCGGGAACTTCTCCAAGCCTATCCTGAGGAAGCCGAGGCCGTGGGAAAGACCACGGGGCACAACGCGGTGGGCTATATCCGGAAACTGCGCAAGGGATGA
- a CDS encoding sulfite exporter TauE/SafE family protein, which yields MSFVIGLLGGIFGGLVGLGGGTVMIPLMVGILRLSQHKAHGTSLVAVFFTGLMGALTYGLQGSLSLKAALLLAATAILTARLGARYAHGLAEKDLKRAFGFFLLFVSLLLLLKPYLAPVGLVRGEVWEDLTLLLAGSLTGFLSGMMGVGGGTIMVPAMVLVLGMDQHTAQGTSLLAMMPASLVGAYTHHRLGNVDTLLVPGLVPGVFLGTFLGGEAAHFLPEATLRLVFAMVLLWTSWRYLRPSGRKR from the coding sequence ATGAGCTTCGTGATCGGCCTCCTGGGTGGGATATTCGGCGGACTGGTGGGGCTTGGGGGAGGCACGGTGATGATCCCCCTGATGGTGGGGATTCTCAGGCTTTCCCAGCACAAGGCCCACGGCACCAGCCTGGTGGCGGTCTTCTTCACCGGGCTCATGGGCGCCCTCACCTACGGGCTCCAGGGATCCTTGAGCCTCAAGGCCGCCTTGTTGCTGGCGGCCACTGCCATCCTCACCGCCCGCCTAGGGGCCCGCTACGCCCACGGCCTGGCGGAAAAAGACCTCAAGCGGGCCTTCGGCTTCTTCCTTCTTTTCGTTTCCCTTCTGCTCCTCCTGAAACCCTACCTGGCCCCTGTGGGCCTGGTGCGGGGCGAGGTTTGGGAGGATCTCACCCTCCTCCTGGCGGGAAGCCTCACCGGCTTCCTCTCAGGCATGATGGGGGTGGGAGGAGGGACCATCATGGTCCCGGCCATGGTTCTGGTCTTGGGTATGGACCAGCACACCGCCCAGGGCACGAGCCTCCTCGCCATGATGCCCGCCAGCCTAGTGGGGGCCTACACCCACCACCGCCTGGGCAACGTGGACACTCTTCTGGTCCCTGGCCTGGTACCTGGGGTGTTCCTAGGTACCTTTTTGGGAGGCGAGGCTGCCCACTTTCTACCCGAGGCCACCTTACGCCTGGTCTTCGCCATGGTGCTCTTATGGACTTCCTGGCGGTACCTCCGTCCCTCCGGAAGGAAACGGTGA
- a CDS encoding acyl-CoA dehydrogenase family protein → MLDFYALEDLLTPEEKEIQKAARRFLEKEALPYIRDWWEEGVFPTHLIPRFAELGFLGPTLPPEYGGAGVSSAAYGLIAYELERVDSGLRSFVSVQSSLVMYPIYAFGSEEQKREFLPKLARGEMVGCFGLTEPDGGSDPYGNMKTKARLEGDTWVLNGTKMWITNGNLAHIAIIWAKDEEGRVLGFIVPTDTPGFQAREVKHKMSLRASVTSELVLEEVRVPEALRLPKAEGLKAPLSCLTQARFGIAWGVLGALEAVYTEAVEFAKSRSTFGEPIAKKQLVQAKLAEMLADHTEGLLLAWRLARLKDEGKLKPAQVSLAKRQNVWKALKAARLARDILGGSGITLEYHAIRHMLNLETVYTYEGTHDIHTLVLGREATGLSAF, encoded by the coding sequence ATGCTGGACTTCTACGCCTTAGAAGACCTCCTTACCCCGGAGGAGAAAGAGATCCAAAAGGCCGCCCGCCGCTTCCTGGAAAAGGAGGCCCTGCCCTATATCCGGGACTGGTGGGAGGAAGGGGTCTTCCCCACCCACCTCATACCCCGGTTCGCGGAGCTGGGCTTCCTAGGCCCCACCCTGCCCCCGGAGTACGGAGGGGCAGGAGTTTCCAGCGCCGCCTACGGGCTCATCGCCTACGAGCTGGAACGGGTGGACTCGGGGCTTAGGAGCTTTGTGAGCGTGCAAAGCTCCCTGGTCATGTACCCCATCTACGCCTTTGGCAGCGAGGAGCAGAAGCGGGAGTTCCTGCCTAAGCTGGCCCGGGGGGAGATGGTGGGCTGCTTCGGCCTCACCGAACCCGATGGGGGTTCGGACCCCTACGGCAACATGAAAACCAAAGCCCGCCTCGAGGGGGATACCTGGGTCCTAAACGGCACCAAGATGTGGATCACCAACGGCAACCTGGCCCATATCGCCATCATCTGGGCCAAGGACGAGGAGGGGCGGGTTCTGGGCTTCATCGTCCCCACCGACACCCCAGGCTTCCAGGCCCGGGAGGTGAAGCACAAGATGAGCCTGAGGGCCTCGGTGACCAGCGAGCTGGTGCTGGAGGAGGTGAGGGTGCCCGAGGCTTTGCGCCTGCCCAAGGCCGAGGGCCTCAAGGCCCCCCTTTCCTGCCTCACCCAGGCCCGCTTCGGCATCGCCTGGGGGGTTCTGGGAGCCTTGGAGGCGGTGTACACCGAGGCGGTGGAGTTCGCCAAAAGCCGGAGCACCTTCGGCGAGCCCATCGCCAAAAAGCAGCTGGTGCAGGCCAAGCTGGCGGAGATGCTGGCCGATCACACGGAGGGACTGCTTCTCGCCTGGCGCCTGGCCCGGCTAAAGGACGAGGGGAAGCTCAAGCCCGCCCAGGTTTCCCTGGCCAAGCGGCAGAACGTGTGGAAGGCTCTGAAGGCCGCCCGCCTAGCCCGGGACATCCTGGGGGGAAGCGGCATCACCCTGGAGTACCACGCCATCCGCCACATGCTCAACCTGGAAACCGTCTACACCTACGAGGGCACCCACGACATCCACACCCTGGTCCTGGGGCGGGAGGCCACGGGGCTGAGTGCCTTCTAG
- a CDS encoding vWA domain-containing protein yields MLWLLLPVLLLVYLLYRARRPKVRPWAGVWLWQRGRRKRFRPRLDLRLFLLLLAAALMVLALEDPPLGPSPMVFVVDTSASMATREGAKTRLDLAKERLLPLLERTPEAVLVRAGEKPEAYGPAPGIALRTRLLALEARDREARLEEAIALGRRLLKAPVLVASDGPAPPGAEGYIGVGSPRENLGIVAVAQGFLALGNSASRTLVAQVEVGGRVEEVRVPARGFARLENLPPTFTARLLNGGALDLDDGAGFGLKRLGVDYPKAPALERLFLLLGAVPGEEVRVRIGVPQGLPDRPTLYLAPSGGNPTPVLLATPHPLLEGVALLGERLPPPPPPPSSWRPLVEGEDGVGLVYFTEGGLYLPPLAAIQERPFFPLLVYNFLKPYREVRTGLLSPVETLLPTPGPSFLPPSQGGAGRFLALLAALVLLLEALLFRPKPRAQEA; encoded by the coding sequence ATGCTCTGGCTCCTCCTTCCGGTGCTCCTCCTCGTCTACCTCCTTTACCGGGCGAGGAGGCCCAAGGTGCGCCCCTGGGCCGGGGTGTGGCTTTGGCAGAGGGGCAGGAGGAAGCGCTTTCGGCCCCGGCTGGACTTAAGGCTTTTCCTCCTTCTCCTGGCGGCCGCCCTGATGGTCCTGGCCCTCGAGGATCCCCCCTTGGGTCCCTCCCCCATGGTCTTCGTGGTGGACACCTCCGCCAGTATGGCCACTCGGGAAGGAGCCAAGACCCGTTTGGACCTGGCCAAGGAAAGGCTTCTCCCCCTTTTGGAAAGAACCCCGGAGGCCGTCTTGGTGCGGGCTGGGGAAAAGCCGGAAGCCTATGGCCCTGCCCCCGGCATCGCCCTGAGGACCCGGCTCCTGGCGCTGGAGGCAAGGGACCGGGAGGCCCGGCTGGAGGAGGCCATCGCCCTGGGGCGGAGGCTTCTAAAGGCCCCGGTGTTGGTGGCAAGCGACGGCCCCGCGCCCCCTGGGGCGGAGGGGTACATCGGGGTGGGAAGCCCCAGGGAGAACCTGGGGATCGTGGCCGTGGCCCAGGGGTTTTTGGCCTTAGGGAATAGCGCAAGCCGCACCCTCGTCGCCCAGGTGGAGGTGGGGGGCAGGGTGGAGGAGGTGCGGGTTCCGGCCCGGGGCTTCGCCCGGCTGGAGAACCTTCCCCCCACCTTTACCGCCCGGCTCCTGAATGGAGGTGCCCTGGACCTGGACGACGGGGCGGGCTTCGGCCTAAAGCGGCTTGGGGTGGACTACCCCAAGGCCCCCGCCTTGGAAAGGCTCTTCCTCCTCCTGGGGGCGGTTCCCGGGGAGGAGGTGCGGGTGCGCATCGGGGTACCCCAGGGGCTTCCCGATAGGCCAACCCTCTACCTGGCCCCTTCCGGGGGAAACCCTACCCCGGTCCTCCTCGCTACGCCTCATCCCCTCCTGGAAGGAGTGGCCCTTTTGGGGGAGCGCCTGCCCCCTCCTCCCCCGCCCCCCAGTTCCTGGCGGCCCCTGGTGGAAGGGGAGGATGGGGTGGGCCTTGTCTACTTCACGGAAGGAGGGCTTTACCTGCCCCCCTTGGCCGCCATCCAGGAGCGCCCCTTCTTCCCCCTCCTGGTCTACAACTTCCTCAAACCCTACCGGGAGGTGCGCACGGGCCTCCTTTCCCCTGTGGAAACCCTTCTTCCCACCCCCGGACCCAGCTTTCTTCCTCCAAGCCAGGGAGGGGCAGGCCGGTTCCTCGCCCTCCTCGCCGCCTTGGTGCTCCTCCTCGAGGCCCTACTCTTCCGCCCCAAACCCCGGGCCCAGGAAGCATAA
- a CDS encoding TldD/PmbA family protein produces MLSPDLVETLLRQALKGGADFAEIYAERSRRRRMIVRSGRLEEAISGLDYGAGLRLFFGTEVVYAYTNQLTREGLQEALETLLRAKGALGQVDERGAGGLDFRKALPKGLHTPRTPYGEKDKRYRLERLLEAEAGARIAPEIRQVEASLQEWEQEVLIANTEGTWAEEKRVRTRLFVLAVAQDGTEVQTGYAAPGKSVGLELFDLFPPKEVGAKAARQALTNLRAKPAPAGTMPVVVGNAFGGVIFHEALGHLLETTSVAKKASVLADRLGEEVASPAVTYIDDGTLPHAWGSTEVDDEGHPTERTVLIERGILKSYMVDRLGHLLTGYPMTGSGRRQDYTLAPTSRMRNTFIAPGDKEVEDLIASVEFGLYAKELGGGQVKPGSGEYNFAVQEGYIIRHGRLEEPVRGAMLVGKGPETIRKVVAVAKDWENAPGMCGSLSGMVPVEVGQPHVLVSEIVVGGRA; encoded by the coding sequence ATGCTAAGCCCAGATCTGGTGGAAACCCTCCTGCGGCAAGCCCTAAAGGGCGGGGCCGACTTCGCCGAGATCTACGCGGAGCGCTCCCGGAGGCGGCGCATGATCGTGCGTTCGGGCCGCCTGGAGGAGGCCATCTCCGGCCTGGACTACGGAGCAGGCCTCCGCCTTTTCTTCGGCACCGAGGTGGTCTACGCCTACACCAACCAGCTCACCCGCGAAGGCCTCCAGGAGGCCCTGGAAACCCTTCTCCGGGCCAAGGGAGCCCTGGGCCAGGTGGACGAACGGGGTGCCGGGGGCCTGGACTTCCGCAAGGCTTTGCCCAAGGGCCTTCACACCCCCAGGACGCCCTACGGGGAAAAGGACAAGCGCTACCGTCTGGAAAGGCTTCTGGAGGCCGAGGCCGGCGCCAGGATCGCCCCGGAGATCAGGCAGGTGGAGGCCAGCCTCCAGGAATGGGAGCAGGAGGTCCTGATCGCCAACACGGAGGGCACGTGGGCCGAGGAAAAGAGGGTCCGCACCCGGCTTTTCGTGCTGGCGGTGGCCCAAGATGGCACGGAGGTGCAAACGGGGTACGCGGCCCCCGGCAAGAGCGTGGGGCTGGAACTCTTCGACCTCTTCCCCCCCAAGGAGGTGGGGGCCAAGGCCGCCCGCCAAGCCCTTACCAACCTGCGGGCCAAGCCCGCCCCCGCCGGGACCATGCCCGTGGTGGTGGGAAACGCCTTCGGCGGGGTTATCTTCCACGAGGCCCTGGGACATCTCTTGGAAACCACCAGTGTGGCCAAAAAGGCCAGTGTCCTGGCCGATAGGCTTGGGGAGGAGGTGGCAAGCCCTGCGGTCACCTACATCGACGACGGCACCCTCCCCCACGCCTGGGGTTCCACGGAGGTGGACGACGAGGGCCACCCCACGGAGCGCACGGTGCTCATCGAAAGGGGCATCCTCAAAAGCTACATGGTGGACCGCCTGGGCCATCTTCTCACCGGCTACCCCATGACCGGCTCGGGCCGTAGGCAGGACTACACCCTCGCCCCCACCTCGAGGATGCGCAACACCTTCATCGCCCCGGGGGACAAGGAGGTGGAAGACCTCATCGCCAGCGTGGAGTTCGGCCTCTACGCCAAGGAGTTGGGAGGCGGACAGGTGAAGCCGGGCTCCGGGGAGTACAACTTCGCCGTGCAGGAGGGGTACATCATCCGCCACGGGCGCCTGGAAGAACCCGTGCGCGGGGCCATGCTGGTGGGCAAGGGGCCGGAGACCATCAGGAAGGTGGTGGCCGTGGCCAAGGACTGGGAAAACGCCCCCGGGATGTGCGGGAGCCTCTCGGGAATGGTGCCCGTGGAAGTGGGCCAGCCCCATGTGCTGGTTTCGGAGATCGTGGTGGGAGGTAGGGCATGA
- the holA gene encoding DNA polymerase III subunit delta — protein sequence MVIAFTGDPFLAKEALLQEASLRGLTRFTEPTPEALAEVLSPGLFGKAGAMLDLREVSDGEWKVLKPLLENVPEEVAVLLLDPKPTTARAAFYRTRERRDFPTPKGKDLVRHLENRAKRLGFRLPAGIAQYLASLEGDLEALERELEKLALLPPPLTLEKVERVVALKPPVSGFDLVRAVLEGEAKAAFRHLRRLREEGEEPLRLLGAFAWQFSLLARAWMLLKENPRPTEADLARLEAHPYAAKRALELARGLPKEALEASLDVLIQAERRAKEGKDPWLALERVVYTLLRLTPAEPA from the coding sequence ATGGTCATCGCCTTCACGGGGGATCCCTTTCTGGCCAAGGAGGCCCTTCTCCAGGAGGCCTCCCTTCGGGGCCTCACCCGCTTCACCGAGCCTACGCCCGAGGCCCTGGCGGAGGTCCTAAGCCCCGGGCTTTTCGGGAAAGCCGGGGCCATGCTGGACCTGAGGGAGGTGAGCGACGGGGAGTGGAAGGTGTTGAAGCCCCTTCTGGAAAACGTCCCCGAGGAGGTGGCCGTGCTCCTCCTTGATCCCAAGCCCACCACCGCCCGGGCCGCCTTCTACCGCACCCGGGAGCGGCGGGACTTCCCCACCCCGAAGGGCAAGGACCTCGTCCGCCACCTGGAAAACCGGGCCAAGCGGCTGGGGTTCAGGCTACCCGCCGGCATCGCCCAGTACCTGGCCTCCCTGGAAGGGGACCTCGAGGCCCTGGAACGGGAGCTGGAGAAGCTCGCCCTTCTTCCACCTCCCCTCACCCTGGAGAAGGTGGAACGGGTGGTGGCCCTAAAGCCCCCTGTAAGCGGGTTTGACCTGGTGCGGGCGGTTTTGGAAGGGGAGGCCAAGGCTGCCTTCCGCCACCTAAGGCGGCTAAGGGAGGAGGGAGAGGAGCCCCTAAGGCTACTTGGGGCCTTCGCCTGGCAGTTTTCCCTTCTGGCCAGGGCCTGGATGCTTCTCAAGGAGAACCCCAGGCCCACGGAAGCCGACCTCGCCCGCCTCGAGGCCCATCCCTACGCGGCCAAGAGGGCGCTGGAGCTGGCTCGAGGCCTCCCCAAGGAAGCCCTCGAGGCCAGCCTGGACGTCTTGATCCAGGCAGAGCGCCGGGCCAAGGAGGGCAAGGATCCCTGGCTGGCCCTGGAAAGGGTGGTCTACACCCTCCTCCGCCTCACCCCGGCAGAACCTGCGTGA
- a CDS encoding TldD/PmbA family protein, whose product MTLEEAKRYLLRRARELGLQAEVLFQEERELSLRARQGTLEEIKEARQGGIGLRVVVQGHVGYAYTEELSPEALEWALSEARDNALLAGKEGFIPPGQALGSHDLLGEGLSAPLETKKQSALELERTFWEDPRTRSVLMGGYMEKEVQVALASTLGAEGAFRTGLAGMGGSLVMGDGPSLKQGWDFKLAKEFHLLDPGRTALEIREKTARHLNARPLPTGRYRAYLEPKAMAGLLLVLSRSLSAKSALEGKSRLLNRLGERIASEWVTLVDDPTLEKGLLSRPFDAEGTPARRTVVVEKGIFKTFLHNAETARALGQENTGHAFRTYRGILDVAPTNLYLEPVGNLRLEKGVLITEFMGLHAGADPVSLDFSLQALGLWVEEGEVRYAVENFAVAGNLLELLQTIEAVGDKLDWEVMGAAFGSPLVAVAELSFAGA is encoded by the coding sequence ATGACGCTGGAGGAAGCCAAGCGGTACCTCCTGAGGCGGGCCCGGGAACTGGGCCTTCAGGCGGAAGTCCTCTTCCAGGAGGAGCGGGAGCTTTCCTTAAGGGCCCGGCAAGGTACTCTGGAGGAGATCAAGGAGGCCCGCCAGGGGGGGATCGGCCTCAGGGTGGTGGTCCAAGGCCACGTGGGCTACGCCTACACGGAAGAGCTTTCCCCGGAGGCCTTAGAGTGGGCCCTATCGGAGGCCAGGGATAACGCCCTTCTTGCGGGAAAGGAGGGCTTCATCCCCCCGGGCCAGGCTTTAGGAAGCCACGATCTTCTGGGGGAGGGCCTTTCCGCCCCCCTGGAAACCAAGAAGCAAAGCGCCCTGGAGCTGGAGAGGACCTTCTGGGAAGACCCCCGCACCCGAAGCGTCCTCATGGGGGGCTACATGGAAAAGGAGGTCCAGGTAGCCCTAGCCAGTACCTTAGGGGCCGAGGGTGCCTTCCGCACTGGGCTTGCTGGGATGGGGGGTAGCCTGGTGATGGGGGATGGCCCAAGCCTCAAGCAAGGCTGGGACTTCAAGCTGGCCAAGGAGTTTCACCTCCTGGACCCCGGCCGCACCGCCTTGGAGATCCGGGAGAAAACCGCCAGGCACTTAAACGCCAGGCCCCTCCCCACCGGCCGTTACCGGGCCTACCTGGAGCCCAAGGCCATGGCAGGGCTTCTCCTGGTGCTTTCCCGCTCCCTTTCCGCCAAAAGCGCCCTCGAGGGCAAAAGCCGCCTCTTAAACCGGCTTGGGGAGCGGATCGCCTCGGAATGGGTCACCCTGGTGGACGACCCCACCCTGGAAAAGGGCCTCCTTTCCCGCCCCTTCGACGCCGAGGGCACCCCGGCCCGGCGCACGGTGGTGGTGGAGAAGGGAATCTTCAAAACCTTCCTGCACAACGCGGAAACCGCCAGAGCCCTGGGTCAGGAGAACACCGGCCACGCCTTCCGCACCTACCGCGGGATCCTGGACGTGGCTCCCACCAACCTCTACCTGGAGCCCGTGGGCAACTTGCGTCTGGAAAAGGGCGTGCTGATAACCGAGTTCATGGGCCTTCACGCCGGGGCCGACCCCGTGAGCCTGGACTTCTCCCTGCAGGCCCTGGGGCTTTGGGTGGAAGAGGGAGAAGTGCGCTATGCGGTGGAAAACTTTGCGGTGGCCGGGAATCTCTTGGAGCTTCTCCAAACCATTGAGGCCGTGGGGGACAAGCTGGACTGGGAGGTGATGGGGGCCGCCTTCGGGAGCCCCTTGGTGGCGGTGGCGGAGCTTTCCTTTGCTGGAGCTTAG
- a CDS encoding DUF1999 family protein, with translation MRFRPFTELDLDLLNQVAGSRPLSLGAVRFFARTGHSFLAEEGEEPMGFALAQAVWQGETTTVLVTRVEGRNQTVLEGLLAAVVKSAYDAGVYEVALHLDPKREDLQAALQAQGFAIGPLVLAVRVLGSRGQRGETRGILE, from the coding sequence ATGCGCTTCCGTCCTTTCACCGAGCTGGATCTGGACCTCCTCAACCAAGTGGCGGGAAGCCGGCCCTTGAGCCTGGGTGCCGTGCGCTTTTTCGCCCGCACCGGCCACTCCTTCCTGGCGGAAGAGGGGGAGGAGCCCATGGGCTTCGCCCTGGCCCAGGCGGTGTGGCAGGGAGAGACCACCACGGTCCTCGTCACCCGGGTGGAGGGCAGGAACCAGACGGTCCTGGAGGGCCTCCTGGCCGCCGTGGTGAAAAGCGCCTACGACGCCGGGGTTTACGAGGTGGCCCTGCACCTGGACCCCAAACGGGAGGACCTTCAGGCGGCCTTACAGGCCCAGGGATTTGCCATCGGACCCTTGGTCCTGGCGGTGAGGGTCCTGGGAAGCCGGGGGCAAAGGGGAGAAACCCGGGGCATCCTAGAATAG
- the pyrR gene encoding bifunctional pyr operon transcriptional regulator/uracil phosphoribosyltransferase PyrR, producing MRFKAELLNAEEMRRALHRIAHEIVEANKGVEGLALVGIHTRGIPLAERIAHYIREFEGEEVPVGMLDITLYRDDLSEIGIRPQVRQTRIPFDITGKALVLVDDVLYTGRTARAALDALMDLGRPRRIYLAVLVDRGHRELPIRADFVGKNVPTAKNEVVKVKVKEVDGEDRVELWEREEA from the coding sequence GTGCGCTTTAAGGCGGAACTCCTTAACGCCGAGGAGATGCGGCGGGCTCTACACCGCATCGCCCACGAGATCGTGGAGGCCAACAAGGGCGTGGAGGGCTTGGCCCTTGTGGGCATCCACACCCGGGGCATCCCCTTAGCCGAACGCATCGCCCACTACATCCGGGAGTTTGAGGGGGAGGAGGTACCGGTGGGAATGCTGGACATCACCCTCTACCGGGATGACCTCTCTGAGATCGGGATCCGGCCTCAGGTGCGTCAGACCCGGATCCCCTTTGACATCACGGGCAAGGCCCTGGTCCTGGTAGACGATGTGCTCTACACAGGCCGCACCGCCAGGGCAGCCTTGGATGCCCTCATGGACCTAGGCCGTCCCAGGCGCATCTACCTGGCAGTCCTCGTGGACCGGGGGCACAGGGAGCTCCCCATCCGGGCCGACTTCGTGGGCAAGAACGTCCCCACGGCCAAAAACGAGGTGGTGAAGGTGAAGGTGAAGGAAGTGGACGGGGAGGACCGAGTGGAGCTTTGGGAAAGGGAGGAAGCATGA
- a CDS encoding ribbon-helix-helix domain-containing protein, translating to MPGVLVHLRLPEELVKRLDEERKGRSRSEVVAEALEDYLRRVRLLSLVEEVAGSVGFEEAPHWATPEDVVGYVRTLRGETEARLDALSPGQHGDH from the coding sequence ATGCCCGGGGTGCTGGTGCACTTGAGGCTTCCGGAAGAGCTTGTAAAGCGCCTGGATGAGGAGCGGAAGGGGCGTTCCCGAAGCGAGGTGGTGGCGGAGGCCCTGGAAGACTACCTCAGGCGGGTGCGGCTTCTCTCCCTGGTGGAGGAGGTGGCGGGTTCCGTGGGTTTCGAAGAGGCTCCCCACTGGGCCACGCCGGAGGATGTGGTGGGCTATGTCCGGACTTTGAGGGGGGAAACGGAGGCCCGTTTGGATGCGTTATCTCCTGGACAGCACGGTGATCATTGA
- a CDS encoding SPW repeat protein, whose product MQRWQDWANLVLGVWLILSPWLLGFSGTPAAMWNAVIVGVVVGLMALMHLRGGPMWEEWVNVVLGIWLILSPWILGFSGMGNAMWNALIVGVLVGVLALSVTREKPRAA is encoded by the coding sequence ATGCAACGCTGGCAGGATTGGGCCAATCTTGTCCTTGGCGTTTGGCTCATCCTTTCCCCGTGGCTTTTGGGCTTTAGCGGCACCCCCGCCGCCATGTGGAACGCGGTTATCGTGGGGGTAGTGGTGGGGCTCATGGCCCTCATGCACCTCCGGGGTGGCCCCATGTGGGAGGAGTGGGTGAACGTGGTCTTGGGCATCTGGCTCATCCTCTCCCCTTGGATCCTGGGGTTTAGCGGCATGGGAAACGCCATGTGGAACGCCCTTATCGTGGGCGTTCTGGTGGGTGTCCTGGCCCTAAGCGTCACGCGGGAAAAGCCCCGAGCGGCCTAA